The nucleotide sequence TCGGCGAACAAACCTATCAGTTCACCGACCGGGGCGGACGAACGGTCGCTATTCGCCCAGAAATGACTCCCACCGTTAGCCGAATGATCGCTGCTCGCCACCAAGAAATTGCCATGCCTGCCCGCTGGTATTCGATTGCGAATTATATGCGCTACGAACGACCACAGCGAGGGCGCGAGCGTGAGTTCTGGCAGCTAAATGCTGATATCTTTGGTGTGGCTTCAGTTCGTGCTGACGCCGAGATTATTATTCTAGCCGACCGCTTAATGAAAGCTTTTGGCGCAACGAAAAAAATGTACACCATTAAAATTAACGATCGCAAGCTGATTAATTACATGATGGCCGATTATTTGGAGCTTGATGTGGTGCAGGCGCAGCTAATGATGAAGTTGTTTGATCGCCGCGGTAAAATTTCTCCGGAAGAATTTCGCGATCGGGCGGCCGAGATTTTTGAAGCCCACCGGGCGACCACCGGCTTACGCAAAATTGCCGCGCTGGTCAGTGCTAAAACCATGGCCGAACTTCCTGAGGCCATTCGTAATTGCGATGCCATTAAAGAAATCCAATCCCTCTTTACGCTGCTGAATGAATCGGGAGTAAAAAATGCAACATTTGACATCAGTTTAATGCGCGGCTTCGATTATTACACGGGTATCGTCTTTGAAGTGTTTGATAACCACCCCGATAACAACCGGTCGATGTTTGGCGGCGGCCGGTACGATGGCATGACCAGCCTGTTTGGGGCGCCACCTATCCCGACGGTCGGCATGGCGCCTGGTTACACTACCACCGAACTGTTCTTACGTT is from Verrucomicrobiia bacterium and encodes:
- the hisS gene encoding histidine--tRNA ligase codes for the protein MAGLPTQPYKGTRDYYPEDKRIQNYIFSTWRKVVESFGYEEHGAPLLEPLDIYAAKTGQEIVGEQTYQFTDRGGRTVAIRPEMTPTVSRMIAARHQEIAMPARWYSIANYMRYERPQRGREREFWQLNADIFGVASVRADAEIIILADRLMKAFGATKKMYTIKINDRKLINYMMADYLELDVVQAQLMMKLFDRRGKISPEEFRDRAAEIFEAHRATTGLRKIAALVSAKTMAELPEAIRNCDAIKEIQSLFTLLNESGVKNATFDISLMRGFDYYTGIVFEVFDNHPDNNRSMFGGGRYDGMTSLFGAPPIPTVGMAPGYTTTELFLRSHDLLPELDSTTEVYLIVLDGKTNEALQLANKLREEGVTTEVDITGRNLDKQIKTVVKKRIPFMVFVGSKEAEEELYTFKDVKTTKEQRLGFERVVSVVKDRRRKVSDELDEFFA